CGCGAAGGTGGCCGTACCGTAGGTGCCGGTGTTGTTTCTAAAATTATTGAGTAGTTAATTTACTGAACCCACCGGGCTTGGTCCGGTGGTGTTCTTTATGGAGGGGCTTGACGATGGCCCCTTTATTGTATATGAAGGAGCGTAGCTCAATTGGTAGAGCGTCGGTCTCCAAAACCGAAGGTTGTGGGTTCGAGACCCGCCGCTCCTGCCAAGTTTAAAGTAGGGAAAAAATGATAAATCCAGTTGAATTTGTTCAACAAGTAAAACGGGAGATTTCCAAGGTATCTTGGCCTTCTCAAAAAGAAGTTGTATTGACAACAGTGATGGTGTTCATTCTTGTGATGATCGCGGCCACTTTCTTTTTGCTTGTGGATAATATTCTGATACGCATTGTGAAATTTATTTTAGGATTAGGAGCTTAAACCCATGGCACAGCATCGTTGGTACGTGGTCAATGTGTACTCTGGTTTCGAAAAGAAAGTTTCAGAAGCTAT
This portion of the Alphaproteobacteria bacterium genome encodes:
- the secE gene encoding preprotein translocase subunit SecE, producing MINPVEFVQQVKREISKVSWPSQKEVVLTTVMVFILVMIAATFFLLVDNILIRIVKFILGLGA